The following nucleotide sequence is from Pandoraea thiooxydans.
CAGAAGCTGGAAGTCGATCCGGCTCAGCCGAGGCATATCCTGACCGAGACGGGCGTGGGCTACCGGCTCGAGGTCGACGCTTAGCACCCTCCAGCTTTGCTAGAATGTGCCCGGTTCGTTCAGCGCGGAGCGAACCGACGGCGGGATGGCCCGTGCGTCGCCTCATCATTCGCGGGGACAGCCCCGGATTTTCAGTCGGAGGCTGTCATGGCCTGGATTCTCCTTCTCCTCGCCGGTTGCTTCGAAGTCGCCTGGGCCGTCGGCCTCAAATATTCGCACGGCTTCTCCCGTTTGTGGCCATCCATATTGACGATCATCGGCATGGTGGCCAGCGTTTGGCTGCTGGCGCTGGCCATGCGTACGCTGCCGCTGGGTACCGCCTATGCGATATGGACCGGTATCGGTGCGATCGGCTCGTTCGTGCTTGGCATCATGCTGTTTGGCGAGGCGCTCAGCGCGGCCCGCCTGGGCAGCGCGGTGCTGATTTTCGCGGGTCTGATCGGCCTGAAACTGTCGGCCGCGTAGCGCGGATTCGATGCGGCGTATCCGGCGTATCCGGCGCAGTCCAGGTGCGCTGTCAGCCCGGCAGCGCCGCTGTCGCGCGGCGATTGCAGGCCGGCGCCTGGCGTGAGAATCCTCTGACTGTTGCCGATAGCACGAAAACCCGTCGAATAGCGCCTGCACGTCGCGGCGAGCGGGAGCATAATGAAACGCATGTAGGCCTCCTCGCGAGAGAATCATGCTCGAATCCATTGCACTCGGCGCCGGCTTGTCCTGGGCCAGCGGTCTGCGCTTGTATCTGACCGTGTTTTGCGCCGGCCTGCTGGCTCGGCTGGGGTGGCTGCATTTGCCGCCGACGCTCGAGGTTCTGAGTTCCTCGTGGGTGATCGGGTTGGCAGGGGTGCTGGCGGTGGTGGAGTTTTTCGCCGACAAGATTCCGGTGGTCGACACCGTGTGGGATGCGGTTCACACGTTCATCCGGATTCCGGCCGGTATTTTGCTGGCGGCCGGCGCCATGGGGCAGATGGATCCGGCGGTGACGGTGAGCGCCGGTCTGCTGGGCGGTGCATTGGCCGGTACCTCGCACCTGACCAAGGCGGGCACGCGTGCCTTGATCAACACCTCGCCCGAGCCGCTATCCAACCTGGCCGCTTCCGGGGTCGAGGATGTCTCGGCGCTGGGGGGATTGAGTCTGGCGTTCTTCTCTCCACTGTTGTTCCTGTTGCTTCTGCTGCCGTTTTTGCTGCTGGCGGCCTGGTGGCTGCCCCGGCTGTGGCGCGGCTGGCGCAGCGCGATCAGCCTGGTCCGGCCGCGGCATGAGGGCGGCGGTTTCCGGGCCTGATGCCGCGATGAATTTTCCGGGGTTGGCGCGCCAGGCGTGGCGCATGTTGCGGCGCGACTGGCGCGCCGCAGAGTTGCATTTGCTGTCGGTGGCATTGGTGCTGGCGGTGGCTGCCCTGTCCAGCGTCGGCTTTCTGGCCGATCGCATGAGACTCGGTTTGGCGCAGGACGCGCACCAGATGCTGGGCGCGGATCTGGTCGTGCGCGGCGATGCGCCGCTGGCGCCCGATTTCGCCCAACACGCCACGCAGCTTGGGCTGCGAACTGCCCAAACCGCGGTTTTTCCCAGTATGGTCACTGCCGTGCCGGCCGATGGCGGGGAGGCTCCCGGCCGGCTGGTGTCGCTCAAGGCGGTTTCGTCAGGCTATCCATTGCGCGGCCAATTGCGTATCGCGCGCACTCCCGGGGACTCGTCATCGGCCGGCGTGGCTGCCGATGGCATTCCCGCGCCGGGTACCGTGTGGGTCGACCGGGCATTGCTCGAGGCGCTGCACTTGCAGCTTGGCGGCACCGTCCGGATCGGTACCCGCTCGTTCGTCGTCGGCGCACGCATCACGCGCGAGATGGATCGCGGCTTCGGATTCAGCAGTCTCGCGCCGCGCGTGATGATGCGCCTCGACGAGTTGCCGTCGACTGGCCTGGTGCAATTCGGCAGCCGCATTACCTATCGTTTGCTGGTCGCCGGTGCAAGCGCGCCGATGGCGGCGTATCAGCGCTGGGCCGAGCCGGTGATCCGGACGCAGCGGGGCGTGCAGCTCGAAACCCTGCAGGGGCAGCCGCAAATGCAGCAAACCCTGGAGCGGGCCGATCGCTTCCTGTCGCTGGTCGCGCTGCTGGCCGCCGTACTGGCTGCGGTGGCGATCGGCATTGCCGCGCATCGCTACAGCGCGCGGCATCTGGACAGTTGTGCTGTGATGCGCTGCCTGGGCATTGGGCGCGGAGCTCTGCGCGCCATGGTTGCGCTCGAATTCATCTACCTGGGGGCGGCCGGCAGCGTGCTCGGCGTGCTGGCTGGGTACGTTGTCCATGGGCTGTTGCTGCATCAACTGAGCGGCCTGGTGCCGGCCGATCTGCCGCCGCCGTCGTGGCGGCCGGCGGCGCTGGGCGTGGCCAGCGGGCTGTCATTGTTGCTGGGGTTTGCGTTGCCGCCATTGCTGCCGCTGGCGCGGGTCTCGCCGTTACGGGCCTTGCGTCGCGAGTGGGGCGGCGCAGCGCGTAGTGGCTGGCTGGCCTACGGCCTGAGCGGTCTGGTGTTCGCCGGTCTGCTGCTGTTCGCGGCGCGCAACGTGCGATTGGGCGCGATGGTGGCCGGCGGATTTGTCGGTGGGGCCCTGGTGTTTGGCCTGCTGGCGTGGCTGAGCATCGGCGCGCTGGCGCGGTGGGCGCATCGGCCGCATGCCGCCGGCGGCCGCGGTATTGGCTGGCGGTATGCGATCGCAGGACTGCATCGGCGCGGCCTGGGCAGCGCGCTCCAGGTGGTGGCGTTGACGCTGGGGTTGATGGCTTTGTTGTTGCTGGCCATCACTCGCAATGACCTGATCGCGGGGTGGCGGCAGTCGACGCCGCCGGGCGCGCCCAACCGTTTCGTGATCGACATTCAGACCGGCCAGCAAGCGCAGGTGGCCCGG
It contains:
- a CDS encoding ABC transporter permease, with protein sequence MRAAVSGPDAAMNFPGLARQAWRMLRRDWRAAELHLLSVALVLAVAALSSVGFLADRMRLGLAQDAHQMLGADLVVRGDAPLAPDFAQHATQLGLRTAQTAVFPSMVTAVPADGGEAPGRLVSLKAVSSGYPLRGQLRIARTPGDSSSAGVAADGIPAPGTVWVDRALLEALHLQLGGTVRIGTRSFVVGARITREMDRGFGFSSLAPRVMMRLDELPSTGLVQFGSRITYRLLVAGASAPMAAYQRWAEPVIRTQRGVQLETLQGQPQMQQTLERADRFLSLVALLAAVLAAVAIGIAAHRYSARHLDSCAVMRCLGIGRGALRAMVALEFIYLGAAGSVLGVLAGYVVHGLLLHQLSGLVPADLPPPSWRPAALGVASGLSLLLGFALPPLLPLARVSPLRALRREWGGAARSGWLAYGLSGLVFAGLLLFAARNVRLGAMVAGGFVGGALVFGLLAWLSIGALARWAHRPHAAGGRGIGWRYAIAGLHRRGLGSALQVVALTLGLMALLLLAITRNDLIAGWRQSTPPGAPNRFVIDIQTGQQAQVARQLQTAGMTDAKLWPMVKARLTGINGRAVTGANYTDPRARRLAEREFNLSYTNELPPDDRIEGGQWFGASAGAPQISLEAGIAKTLGVKLGDHLRFEVAGQVIEAPVTSLRKVDWGSMRVNFFVLMPPSALQDFPATWITAFHLAPGQQHIVDNLLRAMPNLTVIDTGALLDKVQHVVNQVIDAVQSLFVFTLAAGLLVLYAALSGTRDERMRESGVLRALGASARQIGAIHRAELVTVGALAGLLAAAGAALLGWLLAREVFDFSLALNPWLVLVGVGGGILCALAGGWSGLRTVLRQSALRTLREI
- a CDS encoding DUF4126 domain-containing protein, with amino-acid sequence MLESIALGAGLSWASGLRLYLTVFCAGLLARLGWLHLPPTLEVLSSSWVIGLAGVLAVVEFFADKIPVVDTVWDAVHTFIRIPAGILLAAGAMGQMDPAVTVSAGLLGGALAGTSHLTKAGTRALINTSPEPLSNLAASGVEDVSALGGLSLAFFSPLLFLLLLLPFLLLAAWWLPRLWRGWRSAISLVRPRHEGGGFRA
- the sugE gene encoding quaternary ammonium compound efflux SMR transporter SugE, with the translated sequence MAWILLLLAGCFEVAWAVGLKYSHGFSRLWPSILTIIGMVASVWLLALAMRTLPLGTAYAIWTGIGAIGSFVLGIMLFGEALSAARLGSAVLIFAGLIGLKLSAA